In Rhodobacter xanthinilyticus, a single window of DNA contains:
- a CDS encoding DUF1176 domain-containing protein, whose translation MMRRSLLAVALALGVSGPALAEPLALARPTLAMTNRASLLPVMGYATRIVARADALAAEAGAAAIADPEAADFLDYYESLDDPNVIRAALDVALAKAGPGKGAWEWLTLAEIAIDMALGDHDAAGRPTATPDVFAREAFYDMAAGAALNGFTLAKTGGEAVSALALLARALEAGGDPATAGRVAGYAARVFPGFDGLAYDTDISTLLRLAETPPPLPEPPAQDPPSPSLRRGDWLLTCGTGRTCLIQSDLAEISVEIEREAGPGAPVVLRVVLMSAARGAARGAVGGATVLVDGRPLHPEADGFALRQAAGAMEGMPWVEVPPVRIGAALDALLGGEKLTVTAGERRADLSLGPLRELARAMDERQGRAGSPTALVLRGAAPVAAVPGAPPARVIAVPVYQRDWPQSPPAPSRFAWRAGPGCIIT comes from the coding sequence ATGATGCGCCGCTCTCTTCTGGCCGTGGCTCTGGCGCTCGGGGTCTCGGGCCCCGCGCTTGCCGAGCCGCTGGCCCTTGCCCGCCCCACGCTTGCGATGACCAACCGCGCCTCGCTCTTGCCGGTGATGGGCTATGCGACCCGGATCGTGGCCCGCGCCGACGCGCTGGCGGCCGAGGCGGGCGCGGCCGCGATCGCCGACCCCGAGGCGGCCGATTTCCTCGACTATTACGAGAGCCTGGACGACCCGAATGTGATCCGCGCGGCGCTGGATGTGGCGCTGGCGAAGGCCGGGCCGGGCAAGGGCGCGTGGGAGTGGTTGACGCTCGCCGAGATCGCCATCGACATGGCGCTGGGCGATCACGACGCGGCCGGCAGGCCGACGGCGACCCCGGATGTCTTTGCGCGCGAAGCCTTTTACGACATGGCGGCGGGGGCGGCGCTGAATGGCTTTACCCTGGCGAAGACCGGCGGCGAGGCGGTCAGCGCGCTGGCCCTGCTGGCGCGCGCGCTGGAGGCGGGCGGCGACCCCGCCACCGCCGGGCGCGTGGCCGGCTATGCCGCGCGGGTCTTTCCCGGCTTTGACGGTCTCGCCTATGACACCGATATCAGCACGCTGCTGCGCCTTGCCGAGACCCCGCCGCCTCTGCCCGAGCCCCCCGCGCAAGACCCGCCCTCGCCCAGCCTGCGCCGCGGCGATTGGCTCTTGACCTGCGGCACGGGCCGGACCTGTCTGATCCAGAGCGATCTGGCCGAGATCAGCGTCGAGATCGAGAGGGAGGCCGGGCCGGGGGCGCCCGTCGTGCTGCGGGTGGTGTTGATGAGCGCGGCCCGGGGCGCGGCCCGGGGCGCCGTCGGGGGGGCGACGGTCCTGGTCGACGGGCGGCCGCTCCACCCCGAGGCGGACGGCTTTGCGTTGCGGCAGGCCGCCGGGGCGATGGAGGGCATGCCCTGGGTCGAGGTGCCCCCGGTGCGGATCGGCGCCGCGCTCGACGCCCTTCTGGGGGGCGAGAAACTGACCGTGACGGCGGGCGAGAGGCGGGCGGATCTCTCGCTTGGGCCCCTGCGCGAGCTCGCCCGCGCCATGGATGAGCGGCAGGGGCGCGCGGGTAGCCCGACCGCGCTCGTGCTGCGCGGCGCGGCACCGGTGGCCGCCGTTCCGGGCGCCCCGCCGGCGCGGGTGATAGCCGTGCCGGTTTACCAGCGAGACTGGCCGCAGAGCCCGCCCGCGCCTTCGAGGTTTGCATGGAGGGCGGGCCCTGGCTGCATTATTACCTGA